One segment of Porticoccus hydrocarbonoclasticus MCTG13d DNA contains the following:
- a CDS encoding acyltransferase family protein, protein MSNAADPFALRNNFNLLLSPLPGQMRPVDGLRAISILLVLAIHCVWILAVFDEGAARFFYQAPFWLNWVFNGELGVDVFFVISGFLISSILMSEYQSSSSIRFGHFYKRRFMRLMPAYLLAMGFGLLLLPNKEYIWSNLLYINNLLPASTHFMPWTWSLAIEEQFYFLFPLLLLWILRRRSVRFLAVVMTVAVVASLLIRYLVIKHHQLPLPICWYENACEGFFDVIDHIYVKPWTRFGSFLPGILAAYFHVYHPEALRNCFRRNGQLIAWLSFFSLLVVVLVLSIPVNNQLVSFPSSLGTFYYMSFRHLFTMAIGFLLISSLYCEYGFCGWLARGLSARWLYPIGQLAYSTYLFHPFVIGALYGALFQLAAELPTLQKIAIATVAGIPLSLLIATAVYLFVERPFMNMRGGRRREVPAMPVSG, encoded by the coding sequence GTGTCAAATGCTGCAGACCCTTTCGCCCTCCGTAACAACTTCAATCTTCTGCTGAGCCCGCTGCCCGGCCAGATGAGGCCTGTTGATGGGCTGCGTGCCATCTCCATCCTGCTTGTGCTGGCTATTCACTGTGTCTGGATACTGGCCGTTTTTGATGAGGGTGCGGCCCGGTTTTTTTATCAGGCGCCGTTCTGGCTGAACTGGGTATTCAATGGCGAATTGGGTGTCGATGTTTTCTTTGTGATCAGCGGTTTTTTGATTTCATCAATCCTGATGAGTGAGTACCAGTCTTCCAGCAGTATCCGCTTCGGTCATTTCTACAAACGCCGGTTCATGCGGTTGATGCCGGCTTATCTGCTTGCCATGGGGTTTGGCCTGTTGCTGTTGCCCAACAAGGAATACATCTGGAGCAACCTGCTTTACATCAATAATTTATTGCCTGCCTCCACTCACTTTATGCCGTGGACCTGGTCCCTGGCGATTGAGGAGCAGTTCTATTTTCTGTTCCCGCTCCTGTTGCTCTGGATTCTGCGTCGCCGCAGTGTCCGGTTTTTAGCGGTTGTGATGACGGTTGCAGTTGTTGCATCGCTGTTAATTCGTTATCTGGTGATCAAACATCACCAGTTGCCACTGCCCATCTGTTGGTATGAAAACGCCTGCGAAGGCTTTTTTGATGTGATTGATCATATTTATGTGAAGCCGTGGACGCGTTTTGGCAGTTTTCTACCCGGGATTTTGGCCGCTTATTTCCATGTCTACCACCCAGAGGCGTTACGAAATTGTTTCCGGAGGAATGGGCAGCTCATTGCCTGGCTATCCTTTTTCTCGCTGCTTGTGGTGGTGCTGGTGCTATCAATTCCTGTCAATAATCAATTGGTGTCATTTCCCTCATCACTGGGCACTTTTTACTACATGAGCTTCAGACACCTGTTTACCATGGCCATCGGGTTTCTTCTGATCAGTAGTCTCTACTGTGAGTATGGCTTTTGTGGCTGGTTGGCCCGGGGGCTGTCCGCTCGCTGGTTATATCCGATAGGTCAGTTAGCCTACTCGACGTACTTGTTTCACCCTTTTGTGATTGGTGCGCTTTATGGCGCGCTTTTCCAGCTGGCGGCTGAATTGCCCACTCTTCAGAAAATTGCCATAGCTACAGTCGCGGGTATTCCCCTCAGTTTGCTGATCGCCACCGCAGTGTATTTGTTCGTAGAGCGCCCCTTTATGAATATGCGCGGCGGGCGTCGGCGGGAGGTTCCGGCGATGCCGGTCAGTGGTTAG
- a CDS encoding NAD-dependent epimerase/dehydratase family protein: protein MTKRAFVTGATGFVGGALVRRLVSDGWELVVLVREQSQYAPLENLGATVVFGDLCQPDSLTDLLKGCSVVFHCAALTGVEHRIDDFDQVIAQGTSNLLQAADSARVQRFVYVSSILVYELTENTTGYTESMPLLTSSMDPYGRAKIAAESACLEARQAGLFQVSILRPVFVYGPGDRPGGFLPTLLSMLKAGRFRLVDGGRSRIPMIYISDLVDLLILAAEHPQADGQIYNACSAASPQWYELTTTLCEELQLTMPGNVNSRLVRLLASAAESLAKIGLLGKLPISKAAVKLLSHDVRFPTDKAEQQLGYQSRVAYRQGIIDCIPMLRESMNSSAGSE from the coding sequence TTGACAAAACGAGCATTTGTGACCGGGGCCACCGGGTTTGTGGGTGGCGCCCTAGTTCGTCGTCTGGTTTCTGATGGGTGGGAGCTGGTGGTACTGGTTCGAGAGCAGAGTCAGTATGCTCCTCTGGAAAATCTGGGGGCGACTGTGGTTTTCGGTGACCTCTGCCAGCCGGATTCCTTGACTGATTTATTAAAAGGCTGCTCTGTCGTTTTTCATTGTGCCGCGCTCACAGGTGTTGAACACCGGATTGATGATTTTGATCAGGTTATCGCCCAGGGTACAAGCAATCTCCTGCAGGCAGCTGATTCGGCCAGGGTACAACGTTTTGTGTATGTCAGCAGCATTCTTGTTTATGAGCTGACAGAAAACACCACAGGGTATACGGAATCGATGCCACTGCTCACCTCCAGCATGGACCCCTATGGTCGGGCTAAAATTGCAGCGGAATCGGCATGCCTTGAAGCCCGCCAGGCTGGCTTGTTTCAGGTTAGTATCCTGAGGCCGGTTTTTGTCTATGGACCTGGGGATCGGCCGGGTGGTTTTTTGCCCACATTGCTGTCAATGCTCAAAGCGGGCAGATTCCGTTTGGTTGACGGAGGTCGCAGCCGGATTCCCATGATATATATCAGCGATCTGGTGGATCTGTTGATACTTGCCGCTGAACATCCCCAGGCCGATGGCCAGATATACAATGCCTGTTCCGCAGCCTCGCCCCAATGGTATGAACTGACTACGACGTTATGTGAAGAATTGCAGCTGACTATGCCCGGCAACGTCAATAGCCGCTTGGTCCGGCTGCTGGCCAGTGCGGCCGAAAGCCTGGCAAAAATCGGACTGCTGGGTAAATTGCCCATCAGCAAGGCGGCGGTAAAATTATTATCCCACGATGTCCGGTTTCCCACTGACAAAGCAGAGCAGCAGCTTGGCTATCAATCCCGGGTTGCCTATCGGCAGGGTATTATTGACTGTATACCCATGCTTCGTGAATCTATGAATTCCAGCGCAGGTAGTGAGTAA
- the rluB gene encoding 23S rRNA pseudouridine(2605) synthase RluB has product MSEKLQKVLAAAGYGSRRELEQWITDGRVEVNGKLAKLGDRVTTEDAINVDGKRIKLATADRKIRVLLYNKPEGEVCTRSDPEGRKTVFDQLPRLTGERWVVVGRLDINTTGLLLFTNNGELANRLMHPSYQVDREYLVRVHGAVDDAMIKRLREGVLLEDGPAKFSDVVPGERVGSNGWYTVALMEGRNREVRRLWESQGVEVNRLKRVRFGPIFMPSYVRMGQWIELDDRALSDLLAATKMSASKKQRKQLPEDKKRWERQMKRLRSKGPSSR; this is encoded by the coding sequence ATGTCTGAAAAATTACAAAAAGTACTGGCTGCTGCTGGCTATGGCTCCCGTCGTGAACTTGAGCAATGGATCACCGATGGGCGTGTGGAAGTCAATGGAAAGCTGGCGAAGTTGGGTGACCGGGTTACCACAGAAGATGCCATAAACGTCGACGGAAAGCGCATCAAATTAGCTACTGCTGACCGGAAAATTCGCGTGCTGCTCTATAACAAGCCCGAGGGCGAAGTCTGTACCCGGTCCGACCCCGAAGGTCGTAAAACCGTATTTGATCAACTGCCCAGATTGACAGGCGAGCGCTGGGTTGTGGTGGGTCGGCTGGACATTAATACCACCGGTCTGTTGTTGTTCACCAACAATGGAGAGTTAGCGAATCGTCTGATGCACCCCTCCTACCAGGTGGATCGGGAATATCTGGTGCGCGTGCATGGTGCTGTTGACGACGCCATGATCAAGCGCCTGCGTGAGGGTGTGTTGCTCGAAGATGGTCCGGCCAAATTCAGCGATGTGGTACCCGGGGAGCGGGTGGGCAGCAATGGCTGGTATACCGTAGCGTTGATGGAGGGCCGCAACCGTGAGGTGCGGCGACTGTGGGAGTCGCAGGGCGTTGAGGTCAACCGTCTGAAACGGGTCCGGTTCGGGCCAATTTTTATGCCTTCCTATGTGCGCATGGGGCAGTGGATAGAGCTTGATGACCGTGCGCTGTCAGACCTGTTGGCTGCGACCAAAATGTCCGCCAGCAAAAAACAGCGTAAACAATTGCCAGAGGACAAAAAGCGCTGGGAGCGTCAGATGAAACGACTGCGCTCCAAGGGGCCATCGTCCCGATAA
- the scpB gene encoding SMC-Scp complex subunit ScpB, whose translation MENDQLKKIVEGALLAAGRSLDIGHLQQLFDIDQVPEKDQLLAVIDDIDAECSDRGFELKRTGSGYRIQVRQELSPWINRLWEEKPKKYSRALLETLALIAYRQPLTRGDIEEVRGVSVSSEIIKTLLEREWIRAVGHRDVPGRPALYATTREFLDYFSLSSLDQLPPLNDIRDIDDINPSLTLDMSARKQSDKEVGDASVAAAETEDAGVGSRPDDNDNTEINPPSRDWQH comes from the coding sequence ATGGAAAATGATCAGTTAAAAAAAATTGTAGAAGGTGCTTTGCTGGCCGCTGGGCGATCACTGGATATTGGTCATCTGCAACAGCTGTTCGATATCGATCAGGTGCCGGAAAAGGATCAGCTGCTGGCGGTCATTGACGATATCGATGCTGAATGCAGCGATCGTGGATTTGAGTTGAAGCGTACCGGCAGTGGCTACAGGATTCAGGTTCGGCAGGAGCTGTCCCCCTGGATCAATCGCCTCTGGGAAGAAAAACCCAAAAAATACTCCCGTGCATTATTGGAAACCCTGGCGCTGATTGCCTATCGCCAGCCACTGACCCGGGGCGATATTGAAGAAGTGCGGGGAGTGTCTGTCAGTTCGGAGATTATCAAAACGCTTTTGGAGCGTGAGTGGATCAGAGCGGTCGGCCACCGCGATGTGCCGGGACGTCCTGCCCTGTATGCAACAACGCGTGAATTTCTTGATTATTTCAGCCTGAGCAGTCTAGACCAATTGCCGCCATTGAATGACATTCGCGATATTGATGATATCAACCCCTCATTGACACTTGATATGTCGGCACGGAAGCAGAGTGATAAGGAGGTTGGTGATGCTTCAGTGGCGGCTGCTGAAACAGAAGATGCAGGGGTTGGATCCCGTCCTGATGATAATGACAATACTGAAATCAACCCACCTTCCCGCGATTGGCAACACTGA
- a CDS encoding segregation and condensation protein A, whose translation MTATPEGETTQADPVSEILSHPLQGEMPFAVVLGRQITEIPKDLYIPPEALEVFLEAFEGPLDLLLYMIRRQNLDILEINVAEITRQYMVYIEMMQSMQLELAAEYLLMAAMLAEIKSRMLLPRQVTEEHEEDPRAELIRRLQEYERFKQASEDIDDLPRLGRDVFMATAKAPDCRQVRPEPDVAMKELLLVLADVLRRAQMFESHKVQLERLSTRERMSQVLEALKGKQFLPFVSLFTLAEGRSGVVVTFLALMELIKESLIEIVQSEPYGPIHVKARS comes from the coding sequence ATGACAGCCACTCCGGAAGGAGAGACAACTCAAGCGGATCCGGTTTCCGAGATATTATCTCACCCTTTACAGGGGGAAATGCCTTTTGCTGTCGTGTTGGGGCGTCAGATCACCGAGATACCCAAGGATCTGTACATTCCACCCGAAGCATTGGAGGTCTTTCTCGAGGCGTTTGAGGGGCCCCTGGATCTGTTGCTTTACATGATTCGGCGACAGAACCTGGATATTCTCGAGATCAACGTTGCGGAGATTACCCGGCAGTACATGGTTTACATCGAGATGATGCAATCCATGCAACTGGAACTGGCCGCCGAATACCTGTTGATGGCCGCGATGCTGGCGGAGATTAAATCCCGTATGCTGTTGCCCCGACAGGTGACCGAAGAACATGAAGAGGATCCCCGGGCCGAGCTAATCCGCAGGCTTCAGGAATATGAACGCTTTAAACAGGCCTCTGAAGACATTGATGACCTGCCGCGCCTCGGTCGCGATGTGTTTATGGCCACGGCAAAAGCACCAGATTGCCGGCAGGTGCGGCCCGAGCCGGACGTTGCCATGAAAGAGCTGCTGCTGGTCCTTGCCGATGTGTTGCGTCGTGCGCAGATGTTCGAGAGCCACAAGGTGCAACTTGAGCGTTTGTCCACCCGTGAGCGGATGTCCCAGGTACTGGAGGCCCTGAAGGGTAAGCAGTTTCTGCCGTTTGTCAGTCTGTTCACGTTAGCAGAGGGTCGCAGCGGTGTGGTGGTCACTTTCTTGGCGCTGATGGAATTGATCAAAGAGTCTCTCATTGAAATTGTACAGAGCGAGCCCTATGGACCGATTCACGTTAAGGCTCGCTCCTAG
- a CDS encoding L-threonylcarbamoyladenylate synthase, with translation MSQFFSIHPENPQLRLIRQAVEIVRAGGVIVYPTDSAYALGCQIGDKKALDRIRQIRQLDKHHNFTLMCRDLSELSAYAKVDNQVFRLLKTYTPGPYTFILDATAEVPRRLMHPKRKTIGLRVPGNPIALALLEELGEPLMSVTLIMPTDEYPLTDPYDIRDTLEHHVDLIVDGGYCGLEATTVVDLSGEVPQVTRQGVGRFEDVIV, from the coding sequence ATGAGTCAGTTTTTCTCTATTCACCCTGAAAACCCCCAGCTGCGACTGATTCGTCAGGCTGTGGAAATTGTCCGTGCCGGTGGTGTTATTGTCTATCCCACCGATTCCGCGTATGCCCTCGGTTGCCAGATTGGCGACAAAAAAGCGCTGGACCGAATCCGTCAGATACGCCAATTGGATAAACATCACAACTTTACTCTGATGTGCCGCGATCTTTCCGAACTGTCGGCCTATGCCAAGGTGGATAATCAGGTGTTTCGCCTGTTGAAGACCTATACGCCAGGACCCTATACATTCATCCTGGACGCGACCGCCGAAGTGCCCCGTCGGCTTATGCACCCGAAGCGGAAAACGATTGGACTCCGGGTCCCGGGTAACCCGATCGCACTGGCACTCCTTGAAGAGCTGGGTGAACCCCTGATGAGTGTCACACTGATTATGCCGACGGATGAATACCCGTTGACGGATCCGTATGATATTCGTGATACCCTCGAGCATCATGTGGACCTGATCGTTGACGGGGGGTATTGTGGTCTTGAAGCGACTACCGTGGTTGATCTCTCTGGGGAGGTACCCCAGGTTACCCGCCAGGGGGTTGGCCGGTTTGAAGATGTTATTGTCTGA
- a CDS encoding EAL domain-containing protein, with protein MKFRHQLALIFVVGILVMALITSLAVSNISSKIFRDGQLQQGFQVIESLARQGELSLLYQSRESAKDLVDNALNFPGVKAVTVMLDTGEVLYAGGDEALQSGAHSDEVSLIHEDDNHWVFNAPVLAGKTEDALWEEYSDDGKSERETLGYISVVVGKDALILMEQSILQSNLFISMIIAVILLLLLLGISRRLTNPLEKLSITMKRAEEGDSVIRADLGGPADITDMQHAFNSMMEALESRQQELVRAMSAALESARIKGEFAANVTHELRTPMNAVLGMLDLLMTMGLSPKQLEYVETAKTSGEGLLELIDEILTFSEIDTHNLTIEKEDCYLYELLDEVTGLLANQALKKKIDLGYLAGEQVPSVIHGDASRIRQVLINLLGNAIKFTDIGEVAVYVTVIENDDNAPPEQIMLQFEVRDSGIGITVEDQNRIFEAFTQVDSSSTKQYEGTGLGLAISRQIVELMGGHIRVSSEQGNGSSFWFTLPTEIRGAQNTGMTTVTTLSGKRALLVDNSPIVRDFGVQQLDRLGIRCDATDSGFKALELIRKMSADDEELDILLIDEDMPGLKGPDFLKLVKEESSLKDTLIAILNNPWVAGGLEKMAGMARLNKPLRTTEIKGCLEQLFLGVAETDEKKTTSKTINKLYSRQRKILVVDDNRPNQKVAIAMLERMGCQCELVDTGKGAVEAVIRNRFDAVLMDCYMPVMNGYDATRQIRMYEGGHDNSPGIPIIAMTANNTQLEVDRCMDAGMDDFLPKPLRIDDLEKMLLKWVPPDKDESTDNEADDDLFSVRGVDISGFSYDPLVIQELKASVGEVIVSMIEAFLEDTPVYLQSLKNAITENDGRQVRELAHTVKGSASNFGARRVTELAKTIEEKGAIDDLAGVDSLFEQLKGAFATLSKDLQEFIPDSDDADKVRKKSYHILVVDDDRSMRLALKNVFKNEDYVIEEAGNGMQAISMCQRDMPDLVLMDAMMPEVDGFTACERIRQLPKGANTPVLMITALDNEEAIVKAFAAGASDYIPKPIHFAVLKQRVSRLIHANKVEKHVRQLAYHDPLTGLPNRTNLMQQLRVMVNRAQIEEKMVAIMFLDLDRFKMINDTLGHDAGDLLLKAVSERIQRCVRNQDFVARLGGDEFTVVLEGVTDRDIVSKIAGKICDALGQPFVFLQQKMFVTTSIGISVFPDDGQDVGSLMKHADSAMFRAKEHRNGYCFYVKGMEDEMARRMEVERELRHAADDDELILYYQPQIDTATGEIIGAEALIRWQHPKHGLLSPDTFIPLAEESGLINKISDWVLDNACRQLKIWRDNGSQIKMAVNLSSKDIQLEDFRQKISNLIDKYEISPQSLELEITENTLMENPEALEPDLNALRKMGLTLAIDDFGSGFSSLNYLKRLPVDVLKIDRMFIRDIDRDENDKAIVSGVVALAKSMGLSTVAEGVETEEQYRLLQKLGCDTCQGYYFGKPVSAADFESAFLRPVFDA; from the coding sequence AGTCGGGTGCTCACTCAGATGAAGTCAGTCTTATTCACGAGGATGATAATCATTGGGTGTTCAATGCTCCCGTTCTTGCCGGGAAAACCGAGGATGCCCTCTGGGAAGAGTATTCTGATGATGGTAAGTCTGAGAGGGAGACGCTGGGCTATATCTCGGTTGTTGTTGGCAAGGATGCTTTGATTTTGATGGAACAAAGTATTTTGCAGAGCAACCTGTTCATTTCCATGATTATTGCCGTGATTCTACTGTTGTTGCTGTTGGGAATTTCCCGTCGCCTGACCAATCCTCTGGAAAAGCTTTCGATAACCATGAAGCGCGCTGAAGAAGGTGATTCTGTAATTCGCGCAGATCTGGGCGGCCCCGCCGATATTACCGACATGCAGCATGCTTTCAATTCCATGATGGAGGCACTGGAAAGTCGACAGCAGGAGTTGGTAAGAGCCATGTCTGCGGCGCTGGAGTCCGCCCGTATCAAAGGAGAATTTGCGGCCAATGTGACGCATGAACTGCGCACTCCTATGAATGCAGTCCTGGGCATGCTGGATCTGTTGATGACCATGGGGTTGAGTCCGAAGCAGCTCGAGTATGTGGAAACAGCAAAGACCTCTGGTGAAGGCTTGCTGGAATTGATCGATGAAATTCTTACTTTCTCGGAAATTGATACCCATAACCTGACCATTGAGAAGGAAGATTGCTACCTTTACGAGCTTCTGGATGAAGTGACGGGCCTGCTGGCAAACCAGGCGCTAAAGAAGAAAATCGATCTGGGATACCTGGCTGGTGAGCAGGTGCCGTCTGTCATTCATGGCGACGCGTCGAGGATTCGGCAGGTACTGATTAACCTGTTGGGCAATGCGATCAAATTTACCGATATCGGGGAGGTCGCAGTCTATGTGACGGTTATTGAGAATGACGATAACGCTCCCCCTGAACAGATTATGTTGCAATTTGAGGTTCGCGACTCCGGTATCGGGATTACGGTTGAAGACCAGAACCGTATATTTGAGGCTTTTACCCAGGTGGACTCCTCCAGCACAAAGCAATATGAAGGAACCGGCCTCGGTTTGGCGATCAGCAGACAAATTGTTGAACTCATGGGCGGGCATATCAGAGTGTCCAGTGAACAGGGCAATGGAAGCTCGTTCTGGTTCACCCTGCCGACGGAAATAAGAGGCGCTCAAAATACCGGGATGACTACAGTTACCACCCTTTCTGGCAAAAGGGCTTTGCTGGTCGATAATAGCCCCATCGTGCGCGACTTTGGTGTGCAACAACTGGATAGGTTGGGAATCCGTTGCGATGCAACCGACTCGGGGTTCAAAGCACTGGAGCTCATCCGCAAAATGTCCGCAGATGATGAAGAGCTGGATATTCTCCTGATTGATGAAGATATGCCGGGCCTGAAAGGACCTGATTTCCTCAAGCTGGTCAAGGAAGAATCTTCCCTGAAAGATACCTTGATAGCTATTCTCAATAATCCCTGGGTAGCTGGTGGCCTAGAAAAGATGGCTGGCATGGCGCGTCTCAACAAACCCTTGAGAACCACCGAAATCAAAGGTTGCCTGGAACAGTTATTCCTGGGTGTCGCCGAGACTGATGAGAAAAAAACAACCTCTAAAACAATCAACAAGCTGTATAGCCGACAGCGAAAAATCCTGGTGGTGGATGACAATCGTCCCAATCAAAAAGTAGCGATTGCCATGCTTGAGCGTATGGGATGCCAGTGCGAGCTGGTCGATACGGGCAAGGGTGCTGTAGAGGCGGTCATTCGCAATCGCTTTGATGCGGTTTTGATGGACTGTTACATGCCAGTCATGAATGGTTACGATGCGACCAGACAAATCAGGATGTACGAAGGCGGCCATGATAACAGCCCCGGTATTCCTATTATCGCGATGACTGCCAACAATACCCAATTGGAAGTAGATCGTTGCATGGACGCAGGTATGGATGATTTTTTGCCAAAACCCCTGCGTATAGATGACCTGGAAAAAATGCTCCTGAAATGGGTGCCGCCAGATAAAGATGAATCCACCGATAACGAGGCGGATGACGACCTCTTTTCTGTTCGTGGTGTGGATATCTCCGGCTTCAGTTATGACCCGCTGGTTATTCAGGAGTTGAAAGCAAGCGTTGGGGAGGTGATCGTTTCAATGATTGAAGCGTTCCTTGAAGACACGCCTGTGTATCTTCAGTCGCTAAAAAATGCCATTACAGAGAACGATGGCCGCCAGGTGAGAGAGCTCGCGCACACAGTTAAGGGCAGTGCGTCCAACTTTGGTGCCCGGCGTGTCACAGAGCTGGCCAAAACGATTGAAGAAAAGGGTGCGATTGACGATCTGGCTGGTGTCGATAGTCTGTTCGAACAACTTAAAGGAGCCTTTGCCACTCTCAGCAAGGATCTTCAGGAGTTCATACCCGACTCGGACGATGCTGACAAAGTCCGCAAAAAGAGCTATCACATTCTGGTAGTTGATGATGATCGTTCCATGCGATTGGCATTAAAGAACGTTTTCAAAAATGAGGATTATGTGATTGAGGAGGCCGGCAATGGCATGCAGGCGATTTCCATGTGTCAACGTGATATGCCCGACCTGGTCTTGATGGATGCCATGATGCCCGAGGTGGATGGCTTCACTGCCTGTGAGCGAATCCGTCAACTGCCTAAGGGGGCTAATACGCCGGTATTGATGATTACGGCACTGGATAATGAAGAAGCCATCGTTAAGGCTTTCGCTGCCGGTGCTTCCGACTATATCCCAAAACCCATCCATTTTGCTGTGCTCAAACAGCGCGTATCGCGACTGATTCATGCGAATAAGGTAGAGAAACACGTCAGACAATTGGCCTATCACGACCCGTTGACCGGTTTGCCCAACAGGACCAATCTGATGCAGCAGCTCAGGGTGATGGTCAACCGTGCACAGATTGAGGAAAAAATGGTTGCCATCATGTTCCTCGACCTTGATCGGTTCAAAATGATCAACGATACCCTGGGCCATGATGCCGGTGACCTGTTGTTAAAAGCCGTATCGGAGAGAATACAGCGCTGCGTAAGGAACCAGGATTTTGTGGCACGGCTCGGTGGCGATGAGTTTACTGTGGTCCTTGAGGGCGTGACGGATAGGGATATCGTTTCCAAAATTGCGGGCAAAATCTGCGATGCATTGGGCCAGCCGTTTGTTTTTTTACAGCAAAAAATGTTTGTCACCACCAGTATTGGCATTTCTGTTTTTCCCGATGATGGGCAGGATGTTGGCTCGTTGATGAAGCATGCCGACTCAGCGATGTTTCGTGCCAAGGAACATCGCAATGGCTACTGTTTCTACGTCAAGGGCATGGAGGACGAAATGGCGCGTCGTATGGAAGTCGAGCGTGAACTTCGCCACGCTGCTGATGATGATGAGCTGATACTCTACTATCAGCCCCAGATAGATACCGCGACAGGAGAGATAATCGGGGCCGAAGCACTTATTCGGTGGCAGCATCCCAAGCATGGTCTGCTGTCTCCCGATACATTTATCCCTCTGGCAGAGGAATCTGGTTTGATTAACAAAATCAGTGACTGGGTTCTCGACAATGCCTGCAGACAGCTCAAGATCTGGCGTGACAATGGCAGCCAGATAAAGATGGCTGTGAATCTCTCCAGCAAGGATATTCAGCTGGAGGATTTCCGTCAGAAAATAAGTAATCTAATCGATAAATACGAGATCAGCCCGCAATCTCTGGAGCTGGAGATTACTGAAAACACGCTGATGGAAAATCCCGAAGCGCTGGAGCCCGACCTGAATGCACTTCGTAAGATGGGGCTGACACTGGCCATTGATGACTTCGGCAGTGGTTTCTCGTCACTTAATTATCTCAAGCGATTGCCGGTGGATGTGCTCAAGATTGACCGGATGTTTATCCGGGACATTGATCGGGACGAAAATGACAAGGCGATTGTCAGCGGGGTGGTGGCATTGGCCAAGAGTATGGGGCTGAGTACGGTCGCCGAGGGTGTGGAAACAGAAGAGCAGTACCGTCTTCTTCAGAAATTGGGCTGTGATACATGCCAGGGCTATTATTTTGGCAAGCCTGTTTCGGCGGCAGATTTTGAGAGCGCTTTTCTTCGTCCCGTTTTTGATGCATGA